Proteins encoded within one genomic window of Pigmentiphaga sp. H8:
- a CDS encoding indolepyruvate ferredoxin oxidoreductase family protein has translation MSAQPVETVLTLDDKYTRPRGRVYMTGTQALVRLMLAQKQRDEAAGLNTAGFVSGYRGSPLGSVDLEMWKAARHLEAHRIKFVPGLNEELAATAVWGTQMVSLDARATTDGVYALWYGKGPGVDRCGDVFKHGNIAGCSRHGGVVLVAGDDHACKSSTLPHQSEHAFIAAMIPVLNPAGVRELIEFGLHGYAMSRYSGCWVGLKVVSDTVESSTSMDIDPMAVNIRVPDTYPIPEGGFHIRWPDPPLEQENRLQRERLYALLEYVRQNGLNRQDWHVPRARLGIVTTGKSYLDVREALAMMGVDETAARAMGLRLLKIGVSWPLEPECICEFAEGLDEILVVEEKRQIIEYQIKEHLYNASISARPRVVGKYDETGEWVHVPHDGILLSPNGELTPAAIAGVIASRIAKVIGSDALDARALPYLAARKPPEGYTRAAPGAPQRLPYFCSGCPHNTSTKVPEGSRAVAGIGCHYMAQWMNRHTETFTQMGGEGATWIGQAFFTDTPHIFANLGDGTYTHSGSLAIRAALAAGVNITYKILVNDAVAMTGGQPVEGAPTVPQILQQMVAEGVPHIHLVSDEPDALRELPGLPAGIAISHRDRMDDIQRELRELPGVSVIVYVQTCAAEKRRRRKRGKLADPARRVLINEEVCEGCGDCGVQSNCVSILPLETPLGRKRTIDQSSCNKDFSCVKGFCPSFVTVEGGALRKPAARQVTPPQDLPAPVLPGLEQAWNIVVTGVGGTGVVTIGALMGIAAHLEGKGVIVLDMAGLAQKGGAVMSHVRLAATPAALHATRVPSSQADVVLGCDLMVACGQDAIDMMATTRTRAALNLDVSPTGAFTQDPDWHASPEAMLQRVREAAWQTEAVDATEIATGLLGDAIATNVFMLGYAWQKGWIPLREDSLMRAIELNAAAVEMNKAAFAWGRLAALDLPAASVAAGLKRPGTVVMMPPRPYSLDALLADRTQRLARYQNAAYAARYETFVREIAALEEERVAGNRLARTVAASLYKLMAYKDEYEVARLFVETGFAERVARQFEGDYRLRFHLAPPLFARRDAHGHLVKQAYGPWMLTAYKWLARARGLRGTPFDPFGYLAERRAERAAIGGYEALMRRIVATLTPERLPLALELARLPQEVRGFGHVKEENARLARIKQERLLAQYAESPGSASPQDRQAPHAVA, from the coding sequence ATGAGCGCACAACCCGTCGAGACCGTCCTGACCCTGGACGACAAATACACACGGCCGCGCGGCCGCGTCTACATGACCGGCACGCAGGCGCTGGTGCGCCTGATGCTGGCGCAGAAGCAGCGCGATGAAGCTGCCGGACTGAACACTGCGGGCTTCGTCTCGGGCTACCGGGGATCGCCACTCGGATCGGTGGACCTGGAGATGTGGAAGGCCGCCCGGCACCTGGAGGCCCACCGCATCAAGTTCGTGCCGGGACTGAACGAGGAACTGGCGGCCACCGCGGTCTGGGGTACGCAGATGGTCAGCCTGGACGCCCGCGCCACCACCGACGGCGTGTATGCGCTGTGGTACGGCAAGGGCCCCGGCGTGGACCGCTGCGGCGACGTCTTCAAGCACGGCAACATCGCCGGTTGTTCACGCCATGGCGGCGTGGTGCTGGTGGCCGGCGACGACCACGCCTGCAAGTCGTCCACCCTGCCCCACCAGAGCGAACACGCGTTCATCGCGGCCATGATCCCGGTCCTGAACCCGGCCGGCGTGCGCGAGCTGATCGAGTTCGGCCTGCACGGCTATGCGATGTCGCGCTATTCCGGATGCTGGGTGGGCCTGAAAGTCGTCAGCGACACGGTGGAGTCGTCCACCTCCATGGACATCGATCCCATGGCGGTGAACATCCGCGTGCCCGATACCTATCCCATTCCGGAAGGCGGCTTCCATATCCGCTGGCCGGACCCGCCGCTGGAGCAGGAAAACCGCCTGCAGCGCGAACGCCTGTACGCGCTGCTGGAATACGTGCGGCAGAACGGCCTGAACCGGCAGGACTGGCACGTGCCGCGTGCCAGGCTGGGCATCGTCACCACCGGCAAGAGCTACCTGGACGTGCGCGAGGCCCTGGCCATGATGGGCGTCGACGAGACGGCCGCCCGCGCCATGGGGCTGCGGCTGCTGAAAATAGGCGTGTCCTGGCCGCTGGAACCCGAGTGCATCTGCGAATTCGCCGAAGGCCTGGACGAGATCCTGGTGGTCGAGGAAAAACGCCAGATCATCGAATACCAGATCAAGGAACATCTCTACAACGCATCCATTTCCGCGCGGCCGCGCGTGGTCGGCAAGTACGACGAGACCGGCGAATGGGTGCACGTGCCGCACGACGGCATCCTCTTGTCGCCCAATGGCGAGCTGACGCCGGCCGCCATCGCCGGCGTGATCGCCTCGCGCATCGCCAAGGTGATCGGTAGCGACGCCCTGGACGCGCGCGCCTTGCCCTACCTTGCCGCGCGCAAGCCGCCCGAGGGCTACACCCGCGCGGCGCCCGGCGCCCCGCAACGCCTGCCCTACTTCTGTTCGGGCTGCCCCCACAACACGTCCACCAAGGTGCCCGAGGGCTCGCGCGCGGTGGCCGGCATAGGCTGCCACTACATGGCACAGTGGATGAACCGCCATACCGAGACCTTCACGCAGATGGGCGGCGAAGGCGCGACCTGGATAGGCCAGGCCTTCTTCACCGACACGCCCCACATCTTCGCCAACCTCGGCGACGGCACCTATACGCACTCCGGATCCCTGGCCATCCGCGCCGCCCTGGCGGCGGGCGTGAACATCACCTACAAGATCCTCGTCAACGACGCGGTCGCCATGACCGGTGGGCAGCCGGTCGAGGGCGCGCCCACGGTGCCGCAGATCCTGCAGCAGATGGTGGCCGAGGGCGTGCCCCACATCCACCTCGTGAGCGACGAGCCCGATGCGCTGCGCGAGCTTCCCGGGCTGCCTGCGGGCATAGCCATCAGCCACCGCGACCGCATGGACGACATCCAGCGCGAACTGCGCGAGCTACCCGGCGTGTCGGTCATCGTCTACGTGCAGACCTGCGCCGCCGAGAAACGCCGCCGCCGCAAACGCGGCAAGCTGGCCGACCCGGCCCGCCGCGTGCTCATCAACGAGGAAGTCTGCGAGGGATGCGGCGATTGCGGCGTGCAGTCGAACTGCGTGTCCATCCTGCCGCTGGAGACCCCGCTGGGCCGCAAGCGCACCATCGACCAGAGCTCGTGCAACAAGGATTTCTCGTGCGTGAAGGGGTTCTGCCCCAGCTTCGTCACGGTCGAAGGCGGCGCGCTGCGCAAGCCGGCGGCGCGGCAGGTGACGCCGCCACAGGATCTGCCGGCGCCGGTCCTGCCCGGCCTGGAGCAGGCCTGGAACATCGTCGTGACCGGCGTGGGCGGCACGGGCGTGGTCACGATAGGCGCGCTGATGGGCATCGCCGCCCACCTCGAAGGCAAGGGCGTCATCGTGCTGGACATGGCCGGACTGGCGCAGAAAGGCGGCGCGGTGATGTCGCACGTGCGGCTGGCCGCCACCCCCGCCGCCCTGCACGCCACCCGGGTTCCTTCCAGCCAGGCCGACGTCGTGCTGGGCTGCGACCTGATGGTGGCCTGCGGCCAGGATGCCATCGACATGATGGCGACGACGCGCACCCGCGCGGCGCTGAACCTGGACGTGTCGCCCACCGGCGCCTTCACCCAGGACCCCGACTGGCATGCCTCGCCCGAGGCCATGCTGCAACGCGTGCGCGAGGCGGCCTGGCAGACCGAGGCGGTGGACGCCACCGAGATCGCCACCGGCCTCCTGGGCGACGCGATCGCCACCAATGTCTTCATGCTGGGCTACGCGTGGCAGAAAGGCTGGATCCCCTTGCGCGAGGACTCGCTGATGCGGGCGATCGAACTGAACGCCGCGGCCGTGGAAATGAACAAGGCCGCGTTCGCCTGGGGCCGGCTGGCCGCGCTGGACCTGCCGGCGGCCAGCGTCGCCGCCGGGCTCAAGCGGCCCGGCACCGTGGTGATGATGCCGCCGCGCCCGTACTCGCTGGATGCGCTGCTGGCCGACCGCACGCAGCGGCTCGCCCGCTACCAGAACGCCGCCTATGCGGCCCGCTACGAGACCTTCGTGCGCGAGATCGCCGCCCTGGAAGAGGAACGGGTCGCCGGCAACCGGCTGGCGCGCACGGTCGCGGCCAGCCTCTACAAGCTCATGGCCTACAAGGACGAATACGAGGTTGCCCGGCTGTTCGTCGAGACCGGCTTCGCCGAGCGCGTCGCGCGCCAGTTCGAAGGCGACTACCGCCTGCGCTTCCACCTGGCGCCGCCGCTGTTCGCGCGCCGCGACGCTCACGGCCACCTGGTGAAGCAGGCCTACGGCCCATGGATGCTGACCGCCTACAAATGGCTGGCACGGGCCCGCGGGCTGCGCGGCACACCGTTCGATCCGTTCGGCTACCTGGCCGAGCGGCGCGCCGAACGCGCGGCGATCGGCGGCTACGAGGCGTTGATGCGCCGGATCGTCGCCACGCTTACCCCCGAACGCCTGCCCCTGGCGCTGGAACTGGCCAGGCTGCCCCAGGAAGTGCGCGGCTTCGGACACGTCAAGGAGGAAAACGCACGCCTCGCCCGCATCAAGCAGGAGCGCCTGCTGGCGCAGTACGCCGAGTCCCCTGGCTCGGCCTCGCCGCAGGACCGCCAGGCCCCTCACGCCGTGGCCTGA
- a CDS encoding ABC transporter substrate-binding protein, giving the protein MKRFFASAALALGLASASLQTAAAAPLEIGYLPILPDAQLFIAREQGALPAEGGPPKLVQFQSGPALVQALLAGQLDIAYVGIGPALVARGKGADIKVVASNIVEQVSFVAMGDLAPYFASGDPATAFSRFAKDKGRQPVIASYPRGAVPEAALQYWLRNRIKVDPASFKLIYQGEAQMQQTLLTGAVDGAVILEPTVTTVLTRAPKARVVARGSDLFPRQPGAVLLVREKLINEKPELVKSLVAAHVAATRLLDTDPAKAAPLVQKYVGGGRLPVDLVEKSIRNSKGQFEADPNTIVPATLVLQKFQSETGTLEGPAVDVTKLFDTRFYDAVAGKR; this is encoded by the coding sequence ATGAAACGTTTCTTCGCATCCGCCGCGCTTGCGCTCGGCCTCGCCTCGGCCTCTCTCCAGACGGCAGCCGCCGCGCCGCTGGAGATCGGCTATCTGCCCATCCTGCCCGACGCGCAGTTGTTCATCGCGCGCGAGCAGGGGGCGCTGCCGGCCGAGGGCGGTCCGCCCAAGCTGGTCCAGTTCCAGAGCGGGCCCGCGCTGGTGCAGGCCCTGCTGGCGGGGCAGCTCGACATCGCCTACGTCGGCATCGGCCCGGCCCTGGTGGCGCGCGGCAAGGGCGCCGACATCAAGGTCGTCGCCTCCAACATCGTCGAGCAGGTCAGCTTCGTCGCCATGGGCGACCTCGCGCCCTATTTCGCCTCGGGCGATCCGGCCACGGCCTTCTCCCGCTTCGCCAAGGACAAGGGCCGCCAGCCCGTCATCGCCAGCTATCCCCGGGGCGCGGTGCCCGAAGCCGCCTTGCAATACTGGCTGCGCAATCGCATCAAGGTCGATCCCGCGTCCTTCAAGCTGATCTACCAGGGCGAGGCGCAGATGCAGCAGACCCTGCTGACCGGCGCGGTGGACGGCGCCGTGATCCTCGAACCCACCGTGACCACGGTCCTGACGCGTGCGCCCAAGGCCCGCGTCGTCGCGCGCGGTTCCGACCTGTTCCCGCGCCAGCCCGGCGCGGTGCTGCTGGTGCGCGAGAAGCTGATCAACGAGAAGCCCGAACTGGTGAAGTCGCTGGTGGCCGCCCATGTCGCGGCGACCCGGCTGTTGGATACCGATCCGGCCAAGGCCGCGCCGCTGGTGCAGAAATACGTGGGCGGCGGCCGCCTGCCGGTGGACCTGGTCGAGAAGTCGATCCGCAATTCCAAGGGCCAGTTCGAGGCCGACCCCAACACCATCGTGCCGGCCACGCTGGTGTTGCAGAAGTTCCAGTCCGAGACCGGCACGCTGGAAGGTCCGGCCGTGGACGTGACGAAGTTGTTCGACACGCGTTTCTATGACGCCGTCGCCGGCAAGCGATAG
- a CDS encoding ABC transporter permease encodes MMVKNPGWPVRAAYGVAGIVVFVLLWKAAGVFRWVNPGTLPDPFALPDALAQEWTSGRLLPAVGSSLIHYFWGLALGTAFGIAVGLAAATIRRFDLFQAYLARVLRPIPPLAWVVFAIAWFKVSHAGAAFVIAIGVFWVNYFATYSAVRNIDPRFYELARSFGQGSYWRRAVSITLPAIAPGTLAGVRTGIGQAWMTLIAAELLGVPGMGQEMNAAAGVGAYEAVVVYMLAISLVYAICDLGYAWLEKKVLSWRP; translated from the coding sequence ATGATGGTCAAGAATCCCGGATGGCCGGTGCGCGCGGCCTATGGCGTGGCGGGCATCGTCGTCTTCGTGCTGCTGTGGAAGGCGGCGGGCGTGTTCCGCTGGGTCAATCCCGGCACGCTGCCCGATCCGTTCGCGCTGCCCGACGCGCTGGCGCAGGAGTGGACCTCGGGCCGTTTGCTGCCCGCCGTCGGCTCCAGCCTCATTCATTACTTCTGGGGCCTGGCGCTGGGTACCGCGTTCGGCATCGCCGTCGGCCTGGCCGCCGCCACGATACGGCGCTTCGATCTGTTCCAGGCCTACCTGGCCCGCGTGCTGCGGCCCATTCCGCCGCTGGCCTGGGTGGTGTTCGCCATCGCCTGGTTCAAGGTCAGCCATGCCGGGGCGGCCTTCGTGATCGCCATCGGCGTGTTCTGGGTGAACTATTTCGCCACCTATAGCGCGGTCCGCAACATCGATCCCCGCTTCTATGAGCTGGCGCGCAGCTTCGGGCAGGGCAGCTACTGGCGGCGCGCCGTCAGCATCACGCTGCCGGCCATCGCGCCCGGCACGCTGGCGGGCGTGCGCACCGGCATCGGCCAGGCGTGGATGACGCTGATCGCGGCCGAACTGCTGGGCGTGCCCGGCATGGGGCAGGAGATGAATGCCGCAGCCGGCGTGGGCGCCTACGAGGCGGTCGTCGTCTACATGCTGGCCATATCGCTGGTCTACGCCATCTGCGACCTGGGTTACGCGTGGCTGGAGAAAAAGGTGCTGTCGTGGCGGCCGTAA
- a CDS encoding ABC transporter ATP-binding protein, with translation MAAVIEFDRFSYTHPGAPGPVIQDLSLDIAKGEFLAVVGGSGVGKSTLLRTAAGLIAPSAGQMHFRLPQRAGRRRRAVVFQDGRLLPWRTVAGNVAYGLETLDIDAGEKRGRVDEALRMTGLAEFADRWPHQLSGGQAQRVGIARALAVKPDILLMDEPFSAVDALTRRHLQAELMRIWQATHAAIMFVTHDIDEAVFLADRVVVLGGRPANVAENLVIDLPRPRDRGHADFGRYVTHLSTQLGVD, from the coding sequence GTGGCGGCCGTAATCGAATTCGATCGTTTTTCATACACCCATCCGGGCGCGCCGGGCCCGGTCATCCAGGACCTGTCCCTGGACATCGCGAAGGGCGAGTTCCTGGCCGTGGTCGGCGGTTCGGGCGTGGGCAAGTCCACGCTGCTGCGCACCGCCGCCGGCCTGATCGCGCCGTCCGCGGGGCAGATGCATTTCCGCCTGCCGCAGCGCGCGGGCCGCCGCCGGCGGGCCGTGGTGTTCCAGGACGGCCGGCTGCTGCCCTGGCGCACCGTGGCCGGCAACGTGGCCTACGGCCTGGAGACCCTGGACATCGATGCCGGCGAGAAGCGCGGCCGGGTGGACGAGGCGCTGAGGATGACGGGGCTGGCCGAGTTCGCCGACCGTTGGCCGCACCAGTTGTCCGGCGGCCAGGCGCAGCGCGTCGGCATTGCGCGCGCGCTGGCGGTCAAGCCTGACATCCTGTTGATGGACGAGCCCTTCAGCGCGGTGGACGCATTGACGCGCCGCCATTTGCAGGCCGAGCTGATGCGGATCTGGCAGGCCACGCACGCGGCGATCATGTTCGTCACCCACGACATCGACGAGGCGGTGTTCCTGGCCGACCGTGTCGTGGTGCTGGGCGGTCGGCCCGCGAACGTGGCCGAGAACCTGGTGATCGATTTGCCGAGGCCGCGCGATCGCGGCCATGCCGACTTCGGCCGCTATGTGACGCACCTGTCGACGCAACTGGGGGTGGACTGA
- the putA gene encoding trifunctional transcriptional regulator/proline dehydrogenase/L-glutamate gamma-semialdehyde dehydrogenase, which translates to MPSTTPRPIPFESFAPGLAPQTGERSAITADTRRAEHEMVGRLLDAIEPPTDNGPVMELAWRLASTLRDQAGLPATEGLAQMLLQEFSLSSEEGIALMCLAESVLRIPDTVTRGALIRDKIGKGRWSAHLGHSSSLFVNAAVWGLLLTGRLYAAHQGSGPQAALAGLIEKGGEPLVRRAVDAAMRLLGDQFVAGRTMEQALDRSRAQVARGYTHSYDMLGEAAMTEADALRYTAAYDQAIQRIGASCRGGTPYEVPGISIKLSALHPRYVRSQRARVLGELYPRLLSLARAARGYGMGINIDAEEAARLDLSLNLLERLCAEPDLAGWDGLGFVVQAYQKRSLRLIDHLAALARRSGHRLMVRLVKGAYWDSEIKLAQIQGLPDYPVYTRKPHTDIAYLACARKLLAAPDAVFPQFATHNAHTLAAVYHLAGPADFRPGQYEFQCLHGMGEPLYDQVVGTGGLDRPCRIYAPVGPHDTLLAYLVRRLLENGANTSFVHRVADRGLPLEAVIVDPVAAAHDIGTGGGPVGAPDPRIPLPPDLYGAERANSRGLDWSDESCLLRLSHRLAGAAARTWLARPLLDDEVASGARLDIRNPAHRGDLVGQVQEASLADLEFALARAAHATRLWRDTAPAERAAVLRRAADGMEDEREALAALMVREAGKTLPNAFGEVRETVDFLRYYAARATEGFDAALHRPLGIVACISPWNFPLSIFTGQVAAALAAGNTVVAKPAEQTPLIAAEAVRILRAAGVPPGALQMLPGRGESVGAGLVADARVQGVLFTGSVAVARDMRRVLAERLGADGRSIPLIAETGGLNAMIVDSSALPEQVVADVMESAFDSAGQRCSALRLLCLQEDIADRMLAMLRGAMDEYRTGRPDCLETDAGPVIDEAARDDIERHVAAMRDAGHPVFRAGRLDPDECRHGCFVAPTLIELERPDQLHREVFGPVLHVVRYAGQHLDRLLDQVNALGYGLTLGLHTRIDDTVALVLDRARVGNIYVNRNMIGAVVGVQPFGGEGLSGTGPKAGGPLYLPRLLSAAPPPDIAIRALASHPPAPAWLQPLRPARPLAILWDWAREQGMAELADRCAAYAARLPETAAATLPGPTGQLDVYALRPRGRVLCIADETADLLVQLAAALATGNDALWQASHQAAALHASLPTDLAAHVAVADPAASPFDAVLVHAMGNRLKSILRQLARREGPLVPVVDLAPGEAAIPLERLLVERSVSINTAAAGGNASLMTMG; encoded by the coding sequence ATGCCGTCGACCACTCCCCGCCCCATCCCCTTCGAGTCCTTCGCGCCAGGCCTCGCGCCGCAGACCGGCGAACGCTCGGCCATCACGGCGGACACCCGGCGGGCGGAACACGAGATGGTCGGGCGCCTGCTGGACGCGATCGAACCGCCGACCGACAACGGGCCGGTCATGGAGCTGGCGTGGCGGCTGGCCTCCACGCTGCGCGACCAGGCGGGGCTCCCGGCGACCGAAGGCCTGGCGCAGATGCTGCTGCAGGAGTTTTCCCTCTCGTCCGAGGAAGGCATCGCGCTGATGTGCCTGGCGGAATCGGTCCTGCGCATACCGGACACGGTCACCCGGGGCGCGCTGATCCGCGACAAGATCGGCAAGGGCCGATGGTCGGCCCACCTGGGACACAGCTCGTCGCTGTTCGTCAACGCCGCCGTCTGGGGCCTCCTGCTGACCGGCCGGCTGTATGCCGCGCACCAGGGATCGGGCCCGCAGGCGGCGCTGGCCGGCCTGATCGAGAAAGGCGGCGAGCCGCTGGTGCGCCGGGCCGTCGATGCCGCCATGCGCCTGCTGGGCGATCAGTTCGTCGCGGGCCGCACGATGGAACAGGCGCTGGACCGCTCGCGCGCGCAGGTGGCGCGCGGCTACACCCATTCCTACGACATGCTGGGCGAGGCGGCCATGACCGAGGCCGACGCCCTGCGCTATACCGCGGCCTACGACCAGGCGATCCAGCGCATCGGCGCCTCGTGCCGGGGCGGCACGCCCTACGAGGTTCCCGGCATCTCGATCAAGCTGTCCGCCCTGCATCCGCGCTACGTGCGAAGCCAGCGGGCACGGGTGCTAGGCGAACTCTATCCGCGCCTGCTGTCGCTCGCGCGCGCGGCGCGCGGCTACGGCATGGGCATCAACATCGACGCGGAAGAGGCCGCGCGCCTGGACCTGTCGCTGAACCTGCTCGAACGCCTGTGCGCGGAGCCGGACCTGGCGGGGTGGGACGGCCTGGGGTTCGTGGTGCAGGCCTACCAGAAGCGCAGCCTGCGGCTGATCGACCACCTGGCCGCCCTGGCCCGTCGCAGCGGCCACCGGCTCATGGTCCGCCTGGTCAAGGGCGCGTACTGGGACAGCGAGATCAAGCTCGCCCAGATCCAGGGCCTGCCGGACTACCCGGTCTATACGCGCAAGCCCCACACCGACATCGCCTATCTCGCCTGCGCGCGCAAGCTGCTGGCCGCGCCCGACGCGGTCTTTCCGCAGTTCGCGACCCACAATGCCCACACCCTGGCGGCCGTCTACCACCTGGCCGGCCCCGCGGACTTCCGACCCGGGCAATACGAGTTCCAGTGCCTGCATGGCATGGGCGAGCCGCTGTACGACCAGGTCGTGGGCACGGGCGGCCTGGACCGCCCCTGCCGCATCTACGCGCCGGTCGGCCCGCACGATACGCTGCTGGCCTATCTGGTGCGGCGCCTGCTCGAGAACGGCGCGAACACCTCGTTCGTCCATCGCGTGGCCGACCGCGGCCTGCCCCTGGAAGCGGTGATCGTGGACCCGGTCGCGGCCGCGCACGACATCGGCACGGGGGGCGGCCCGGTCGGCGCGCCCGACCCGCGCATCCCCCTGCCGCCCGACCTGTATGGCGCCGAGCGCGCCAATTCGCGCGGGCTGGACTGGTCCGACGAATCCTGCCTGCTGCGGCTGTCGCACCGGCTGGCGGGCGCCGCCGCGCGGACCTGGCTCGCCCGCCCCCTGCTGGATGACGAGGTGGCGTCCGGGGCGCGCCTGGACATCCGCAATCCGGCCCATCGCGGGGACCTGGTCGGCCAGGTACAGGAAGCCTCGCTGGCCGACCTCGAGTTCGCGCTCGCCCGCGCCGCCCATGCCACCCGCCTCTGGCGCGACACGGCGCCGGCCGAACGCGCGGCCGTCCTGCGCCGCGCCGCCGACGGCATGGAAGACGAACGCGAGGCGCTCGCGGCGCTGATGGTGCGCGAGGCAGGCAAGACCTTGCCCAACGCCTTCGGCGAAGTCCGCGAGACCGTCGATTTCCTGCGCTACTACGCCGCGCGCGCCACCGAGGGATTCGACGCCGCGCTGCACCGGCCGCTGGGCATCGTGGCCTGCATCAGCCCCTGGAATTTCCCGCTGTCCATCTTCACCGGCCAGGTGGCCGCCGCGCTGGCGGCCGGCAATACGGTCGTGGCCAAGCCGGCGGAGCAGACGCCGCTGATCGCCGCCGAGGCCGTGCGCATCCTGCGCGCCGCAGGGGTACCGCCGGGTGCGCTGCAAATGCTGCCGGGACGCGGCGAGTCCGTGGGCGCCGGCCTGGTCGCCGACGCGCGCGTGCAGGGCGTGCTGTTCACCGGCTCGGTGGCGGTGGCGCGGGACATGCGCCGCGTCCTGGCCGAGCGGCTGGGCGCCGACGGCCGGAGCATCCCGCTGATCGCCGAAACCGGCGGGCTGAACGCCATGATCGTCGATTCGTCGGCCCTGCCCGAACAGGTGGTCGCCGACGTGATGGAATCGGCGTTCGACAGCGCCGGCCAGCGATGCTCGGCCCTGCGCCTGCTATGCCTGCAGGAAGACATCGCCGACCGGATGCTGGCCATGCTGCGCGGCGCCATGGACGAATACCGCACCGGCCGGCCCGACTGCCTGGAGACCGATGCCGGGCCGGTCATAGACGAAGCCGCGCGGGACGACATCGAGCGGCACGTCGCCGCCATGCGCGACGCCGGCCATCCCGTATTCCGCGCGGGCCGCCTGGATCCGGACGAGTGCCGGCACGGCTGCTTCGTCGCCCCCACGCTGATCGAACTCGAACGGCCGGACCAGTTGCACCGGGAGGTGTTCGGACCGGTCCTGCACGTGGTGCGCTATGCGGGGCAGCATCTCGACCGCCTGCTGGATCAGGTGAACGCGCTGGGCTACGGGCTGACGCTGGGCCTGCATACCCGCATCGACGACACCGTCGCGCTGGTGCTGGACAGAGCGCGCGTGGGCAACATCTACGTGAACCGCAACATGATAGGCGCCGTCGTCGGCGTACAGCCCTTCGGCGGCGAAGGCCTGTCGGGCACCGGCCCCAAGGCGGGCGGGCCGCTCTATCTGCCGCGCCTGCTGTCGGCGGCGCCGCCGCCGGACATCGCGATACGCGCACTGGCCTCGCATCCGCCAGCCCCCGCGTGGCTGCAACCCCTCCGCCCCGCTCGGCCGCTGGCCATCCTGTGGGACTGGGCCCGGGAGCAGGGCATGGCGGAACTGGCCGACCGCTGCGCGGCCTACGCCGCGCGACTGCCCGAGACCGCCGCGGCCACCCTGCCCGGCCCCACCGGACAACTGGATGTCTACGCGCTGCGCCCGCGCGGCAGGGTGCTGTGCATCGCGGACGAAACCGCCGACCTGCTGGTCCAACTGGCCGCGGCGCTGGCCACGGGCAATGACGCCCTGTGGCAGGCCAGCCATCAGGCAGCCGCGCTGCACGCGTCGCTGCCGACGGACCTCGCCGCCCACGTAGCCGTGGCCGATCCCGCCGCCTCGCCGTTCGACGCGGTCCTCGTCCATGCCATGGGCAACCGGCTGAAATCCATCCTGCGGCAGCTTGCCCGCCGCGAGGGTCCGCTCGTGCCGGTGGTCGATCTCGCGCCGGGCGAGGCCGCCATCCCGCTCGAACGCCTGCTGGTCGAACGGTCGGTCAGCATCAACACCGCCGCGGCCGGCGGCAACGCCAGCCTGATGACGATGGGCTGA
- a CDS encoding metallophosphoesterase: protein MSALLVRHEPNHRGRDIAVGDIHGHFTRLRADLDRAGFDPAVDRLFSVGDLVDRGPESEQVLDWLALPWFHAVRGNHEDIAIRYAKGNPVDQTSYIANGGAWFVTLPLARRRVYAEAFARLPLAREIETPAGRVGIVHADSPVRDWSRLTWSLRLWRAARDRAMWSRDRLQGENASGVAGLRALVVGHTPVDDPVVLGNVHHIDTGGWMPDGRFTLLDLATLQAIPPMG, encoded by the coding sequence ATGAGCGCCCTTCTCGTCCGCCATGAACCCAACCACCGCGGCCGCGACATCGCGGTCGGGGACATCCATGGCCATTTCACGCGGCTGCGGGCCGACCTGGACCGCGCCGGCTTCGACCCCGCCGTCGACCGGCTCTTCAGCGTGGGCGACCTGGTCGACCGGGGGCCGGAATCCGAACAGGTGCTGGACTGGCTGGCCCTTCCCTGGTTCCATGCGGTGCGCGGCAATCACGAAGACATCGCGATACGCTACGCCAAGGGCAACCCCGTCGACCAGACCAGCTACATCGCCAACGGCGGAGCGTGGTTCGTCACGCTGCCCCTCGCTCGGCGCCGGGTCTATGCCGAGGCCTTCGCGCGCCTGCCGCTGGCCAGGGAGATCGAAACACCGGCAGGACGGGTGGGCATCGTGCACGCGGACAGCCCGGTGCGGGACTGGAGCCGGCTGACCTGGTCGCTGCGACTGTGGCGCGCGGCGCGGGACCGCGCGATGTGGTCGCGCGATCGGCTGCAAGGCGAGAATGCCAGCGGCGTTGCCGGGCTGCGCGCGCTGGTGGTGGGCCACACGCCCGTGGACGATCCGGTCGTGCTGGGCAACGTCCATCACATCGACACCGGAGGATGGATGCCGGACGGCCGCTTCACGCTGCTGGACCTCGCCACGCTGCAAGCCATCCCGCCCATGGGCTAG